A genomic segment from Juglans regia cultivar Chandler chromosome 14, Walnut 2.0, whole genome shotgun sequence encodes:
- the LOC108988272 gene encoding glucan endo-1,3-beta-glucosidase 14-like produces MASCSLFRVLLLFLTLSGSFVQIFSAGIGINYGQIADNLPSPSRVAVLLGSLSVSRVKLYDADPNVLLAFSNSSVEFIVGLGNDNLQNMRDPAKAQAWVEENVLSHLPQTKITCILVGNEIFYSNDTQLRSSLLPAMQSVYRVLVNLGLDKQVIVTTAHSLSILATSYPPSAGTFKEDLTEYLQPLINFHSLIKSPFLINAYPYFAYKDNPAEVSLEYVLFQPNQGMTDPITNLHYDNMLYAQIDAVYSAIKVMGHTDIEVRISETGWPSKGDEDEAGATVENAELYHANLLKRITQKQGTPAKPSTPIDIYVFALFNENLKPGPASERNYGLYYPDGNPVYNIGLQGNLPGGTSDVSASNKTAFSVFSFLLFLIACFNL; encoded by the exons ATGGCAAGCTGCTCCCTCTTTCGAGTGCTCTTGTTGTTTCTCACTCTTTCAG GCTCATTTGTTCAAATTTTCAGCGCTGGAATTGGAATAAACTATGGACAGATCGCCGACAAcctcccctctccctctcgtGTTGCCGTCCTCCTTGGATCTCTCAGCGTCAGTAGAGTAAAACTCTATGATGCAGACCCGAATGTTCTTCTTGCCTTTTCCAACTCGAGTGTTGAATTCATTGTTGGGCTAGGAAATGACAATCTTCAAAATATGAGAGACCCCGCCAAAGCTCAAGCTTGGGTTGAAGAGAATGTTCTATCCCACCTTCCTCAAACCAAGATTACTTGTATCCTTGTTGGAAATGAGATATTCTACAGCAATGACACTCAATTAAGGTCTAGTCTCCTCCCGGCGATGCAATCCGTATATCGGGTTCTTGTTAATCTTGGATTAGATAAACAAGTTATTGTCACAACTGCACACTCTCTTAGCATTTTAGCAACCTCCTACCCTCCGTCAGCAGGAACTTTTAAGGAAGATCTTACTGAATATCTCCAACCCCTTATAAACTTTCATTCACTGATCAAATCTCCCTTCTTAATAAATGCGTATCCGTATTTTGCATACAAGGATAACCCAGCTGAGGTGTCATTAGAGTATGTGCTGTTTCAGCCTAACCAAGGGATGACTGATCCTATCACGAATCTGCACTATGATAACATGTTGTATGCTCAAATTGATGCTGTCTATTCGGCAATTAAAGTAATGGGGCATACAGATATTGAGGTTAGAATTTCAGAGACCGGTTGGCCATCTAAGGGGGATGAAGATGAGGCAGGAGCTACAGTAGAGAATGCAGAGTTATATCATGCTAATTTGTTGAAGAGAATAACCCAGAAGCAAGGTACTCCTGCAAAACCGTCAACTCCAATTGACATATACGTGTTTGCGCTTTTCAATGAGAACTTAAAGCCTGGTCCGGCATCAGAGAGGAATTATGGCCTTTACTATCCTGATGGCAACCCAGTTTACAACATCGGATTACAGGGCAATCTCCCAGGAGGGACTTCTGACGTTTCAGCTTCCAACAAAACT GCTTTTTCTGTCTTCAGCTTTCTGCTCTTTCTCATTGCATGCTTCAACTTGTGA